In Spirosoma sp. KUDC1026, the sequence AGCACGCGCATCAGATACACGCGCCTGTCGGTAGTTCTTACTTCCCGTTCCACGGGTTGAAGTGTCGCCAGCACCTGTTCCGTATCCCCCAGCAGGTGGGTATTGACTAATCGGTTGGTAATGTCGGTTAGTGGCCGCCCGAAATCCGTGGGGATCAGATTGAAGATTTCCCGCGTGGCCGGCGTAAACAGATTCACCCGTAAACTGCGGTCCAGAAACAGGGTGGCCATATCAGTCGAGTTAATCAGGTTTTGCAGGTTGTCGCCCACCAGTGAAATTTCTTCCACTTTTACTTTCAGCTCCTGATTAACCGTCGTCAGCTCTTCATTGATCGACTGAAGCTCCTCCTTACTGGTTTCCAGCTCTTCGGCCGACGAACGCAGTTCCTCGTTGATGGCCTGTAGCTCTTCGTTGGTCGCTTTTAGTTCTTCGGCCTGTAGTTCGTGGTGCTCATTGGCCGACCGTAACTGCGCTTTGGCCCGAATCAATTCTTCCTCCAGGTGATGGGCAACGGGTTCAACCGAGGTGAGCACCCGGTCTGGTTCGACATCCTCCTCGGGCGTAGGTTCAAAGAGGACCAGCATAAACCCGCGCGCGGAATCGCCCTCGCCAATGACCGGACGCACGTGGATAGTCAGCGTCTGGATTTGATTGTCCAGCTGAAGTTTGAGCTGGCGTACCGCGACATTCATTTGCTGCTGACTGGCCTGGTAGAACGCCGTGCGCAGTTCCAGCCGCAATTCGGGCCGGATGAGCTTCAGCAGATTTTTGGACGGTTCGCCCCCGCCAATCTGAAGGTAGCGCCCCGCCCGTTCCGATACGTGCAGAATATCATATTCGTCATTCACAATAATCGACGGAGGGGCATACTGTTCCAGTAACCGCTGGTGCAACTCCCCGTAACTCAGCCGTACGTTTGGGCGCTCGTCCACCCTGGGGGCTGGTTCGGGTGCGGTTTCGCGCTGGGAGGCCTGCAACGAACTTGACTCGGGTACGGGAAAAGAGCGTGTCGGTACGGAGCGGCTTTGGAACAGGTGCTGTTCCCGATTCACCGGCGCAAACAGATCGCTGGTGCCGTCGGTGGTTTCAGACAAACCCAGCAACAGGTAACCGCCGGGATTCAGGGCAAAATGAATGGTTTCCAGCACCCGCTGCTGCGCGGTCTGATTCAGGTAGATGAGCAGGTTGCGGCAACTCACTAGGTTCAGCCGGGAAAAAGGCGGGTCTTTCAGCACATTGTGGTACGCAAACAGGACCATCTCCCGAATTTCCCGGCGGATGCGGTACTGCTCGCCTTCGAGGGTAAAAAAGCGACGCAGGCGCTCAGGCGATACGTCGGCGGCATCGTTGATGGTGTACAGCCCTTCGCGCGCGATGGCAATGGCAGTCTGATCAATGTCGGTGGCGAAAATCTGCACGCGGGGTGCATCCAGCACATCCATCGTGCGTTCGGCGCAGAGCATGGCCAGCGAGTAGGCTTCTTCACCCGTGGCACAGCCAGCCACCCAGATGCGCAGGGTATTATCCTCTCTTTTTTCGTGGGTCAGCAGCGGAATCACCTGCCGCTCCAGGGTGGTAAAGACGGGTTTATCACGAAAAAAGTTAGTAACCGAAATCAGCAGATCGTTGAGCAGTGATTGGGTTTCATCGGGGTGCTCCCGCAGAAAGGCTACGTACTCGGGCAGGCCCGGCAGGTTACGGACGTTGATCCGGCGCTCCAGCCGACGCAGCAGCGTGGGACGCTTGTAATTGGAAAAGTCGTGGCCGGTGCGCTGGCGTAGTAGGGCAAACACGTCGCGCAGGGCCTGCTGCTGGTTTTCTACATCTTGCCGGGGTTCCAGGCTGATAACGACGGTATCCCGATTCTGGGCGTAGGCCAGCAGCCGGGCCGGAATCTGGGCTACGGGCAGAATGTCGTCCACCAGCCCGGTGGCGATGGCGTGGCGCGGCATTTCGTTGAAGGCAGCCTCGCGGGGACTCTGCACAAAAGCCGCCCCACCTTCTTCCTTGATCCGCTTGAGACCCATGGAACCGTTGGCGCCCGTTCCCGACAGGATCACCCCTACGGCCTGGGCCCCGTGGGATTCGGCTAGGGTGCGAAAGAAGATATCCACCGGTGCCCGCCGGTCTTCGATGCGTGCATTGGGTAAGACGAGGATATCCCCATCGGCCATTTGCAGGTGCTTATCGGGGGGGACTACGTACACATGATTGGCGACGACCGTTACCCGTTCCTCCACCCTGATAACGGGAATACTGGCCACGCTCTGCAGGATTTGGGTAAGCTGGCTGTCATAATCGGGGGAGAGGTGTAAAATAACGACGTAGGCCAGGCCGGAGTCGGCGGTAACGGGCTTGAAAAACTGGGTTAGCGCTTCCACACCGCCCGCTGAGCAGCCGATGCCGACGATCAGAGACTGACCCGGAACGGTCTTGTTGGTTTTTTGTGACGCTGTTTTTTTCTTACTCACTGGATTCGGTTGGGCTGGTTATGGGTGGGGTATTAGGAGTACGTCGTTCCTGAAGCCGTTCTCTGTCGGCTGTATCGGTTTCGGATTGAGGAAAACTTTCAAGACTCAATGGTTCCTGCGCGCGGATGGCCTGCCGAATGAGTTCTCCCCGCCGAAGAGCCTCCTGGGCTTTCTGGAAATAAATACCGGCCTTCCTGGGCTGATTGGCGTCGGCCAGTTGGTCGCCAAGCCGGTTGAGTAGAATCACACTTTCGTCTACCCCGCGTATAGCTCCGTACAGGCTATCCTCGATTTGCTCCGTGATGGCAGCCAGCAGTGTATCGGCCGAGTAGGCATGGCCGGTATGGCAGCGGAAGCGGGCCAACGGGCCCTCTTTAAGTTGCGTCAGTACGCCGTGGCACTCCGGGCACGCGTAGCGGCTGGGTTGACCATACTCGGACAGGTTCAACCCCAAAGCCGTCTCGTCGGCGGCAATACGAATTTCTGTTTTTGTTTTTTCATTCTCTTCCATAGAAACCTGTGGCGTTTCTGAAACGTGTTCGCCGGTTAGCTGAACTAGCTGCGTAGTTAATTGGGCTACGGGAAGAACATAATCGACGGCTACCTGGCGGATGGCATTCTCGGGCATGGCGGCAACGAGGGCTTCCTGGGGGTCCTGTACCAGCGCCAGCCCACCCCGGTGTTTGATGGCCCAAAGGCCCGCCGTTCCGTCGTCGAGTGCCCCGGATAAGAGCACCCCCATGACCCGGTTGCCATACGCGTAAGCGGCTGACCGAAACAGCGGGTCAATGGCGGGCCGGAAGCGGTTTTCCTTGGGGCCGTGGGTAACGCGGACGTGGCCGTTTTCGATCAGTAGATGGTGATCGGGTGGCGCTACGTAAATGCGGCCCATCTGAACAGGCTCGTTGTCGTAGGCATGGGCAACGGGAATGGTGGTAAACCGGCTCAGTAGCTGGGGTAATACGCCACGAACGGTGGGCGCCATGTGCCAGACGATAAATAGGGCTGCGTCCAGATCCGGGGGTAAGCCGGCCATGAGCTGTTGGAAGGCCTCGATGCCACCGGCCGATGCACCTACCACAATAATATTTCGTTTTTCCATCCGATGCGTGTAGGTTGGTAACCCGGCCAATGTAACCGATTAAAGCGGATTTCAACCCGTTCTTAATCTATGTACCCGATCCGAAGCGTTCTTTCGCTCACGAATATACTGAAAGCGTAGTTGAAAGATTGCCTTCGGCGAATAGGAAAGGGTGGGCTTCCAACAAGTCAATCCGCACTTCGGCTTATTCGGCAGGGAAGCCAATGTATCAAAAAAAAGCGAGTCATCAGGAAACTATTGTTATATCGGCCATCGATCAGGTGTATCCCTATGAACCGTCATGTTGGGTACTGACGGGCATCCTGGTTTTTCGCGGACCGGCAAGTCTACTTTTGGGCCCGCTTCTGAGTTTATAAAGGGGTAGTCTGGTCTTTTTCCGGCCTACACAAGTCCTTTTCGCCAATCCTTCCACTCCGTTCCATCCGTTTATTGCCTATCCGTATAGAAGCTGGGCTACGGGTTCCGTCGGTCTTCTGCCAAACTTGTACGACCTAAATTCGTTAACTTGTTACGTACGCGCTAATCCTTCCACTATGACCGGCGATCCGACGCCCTTTACTCCAGACGACACGACTGCCGAAAATAAACGGCTGGCCTTTGCCCTGCAGGCGGCTGGGGTGGGTACCTGGGATTTGGATATTACGAATCAGCAGGTCTGGTGGGACGACTGTTGCAAACGCTTATATGGATTTGATCAGGCGGATGTGGTTCCTTATCAGCAGGTGCTTCACTACATGCACCCTGATGACCAGGTGCGGGTAAACACTGCAATCCAGTGGGCGCTCAATTCAGAATCGGACGGGCAGTATGATATCCACTTCCGCATTCATCGGGTCGATAATGGCCTGCTGCGCTGGCTACACTGCCAGGGTAAAGCCTATTTTAATGCCGATCGCATGGCCTACCGCTTTTCGGGTATTGCTCAGGATGCGACCCAGCAGAAACTGGCTGAATCGGCGCGGCAACTGGTGGGGCAACGCTTTCAGGCCGCTTTTGAGAAGGCGGCTCTGGGCATCGTCATTGCCACCCCGGACGGTCAGATACTTCTGGTTAATGAAGCCTATAGTCAATTGACGGGTTATTCCGTCGAGGAGTTGTACCGGCAGAACTACAAACAATTTACCCATCCTGACGACCTGCCCGCCAATGAACGCCTGATTGACCAGTTGGGCCGGGGCGAGATTCCGTTTGTCGACTTTGAAAAGCGCTATATCCGTAAAGATGGGTCGATCTGCTGGGTGCGGGTCAATATCTCTCAACTGGTCAACCAGGAGCACCAGATTGATGGCCTGATTGCCATATTTCAGGATATTAATGCTGAGGTAGCCACCCGGCAGCAGGCCGTCCGGAGCGAGCAACAATTGCGGGCCATGATCAACGAACAGGAGGTGGTCCAGCAACAATTGACGGAAAGTGAAACCCGCTTCCGCTCCCTGGTTGAGGAGTCTCCGGTAGCCATGCTGGTTTGCATAGGCCCTGACATGCTGCTGACACAGGCCAATGAAAAAATGCTGGCCCTTTTTGGCCGTGACCAGACTATTATTGGCCGGCCCATCATGGAAGCCATTCCTGAACTGCTCGCTACTCCGCTGCTGGGGCAATACCGGCACGTAGTAGCCACCGGCGAAACGCACACCGAATTGGGCGCTCAGATACTTCTTATGAAAGAGGGTCAACCCTACATCGGCTACTATGATTACATTTACAAGGCCCTGCGGGACAGGAGCGGAGCCATAGAGGGAGTTATTTGCACCGCCGTCGAGGTAACAGAGCAGGTTATGGCCCATCAACGCATTGAAGAAAGCGAAGCGACCCTCCTTAATGCCATTGAGCTGGCCGAATTGGGAACCTGGAAAATAAACGTTGCCACGGGTGAAATAATCTACTCCGAACAACTGCAAACCTGGCTGGGCGTTACCGGTGCCGTGCTGGGTGGACAGGCTTCGCCCCGGGTTCATCCCAAAGACCGTCAGCGCATCAGTCTGGCCATTGAAAAGGCATTGGAGAAAGGCGGCACGGGGCGATATGACGAGACCTACATCATCACAAACGCGGTTACCGGGCAGGAGCGGGTTATTCATGCCAACGGCCAGACCTTATTTGATGCCGGGGGGAATCCCTTGTTTCTGGCGGGCACGGCTCAGGATGTAACCCTCCAGCTTGAACTCCAGCTGGCGCTGGAACAGCAGGTGCAGCAGCGCACGGAAGAACTGACCGCCAGCAACAACGAACTGGAGGCAGCGAATCAGGAGTACGCTGAGTTGACGACTAAATTGCAGGAATCGAACGGGTTGCTGCGTCGTTCCAACGAAAATCTGCAACAGTTTGCCTACGTAGCCAGCCACGATTTGCAGGAACCCCTGCGTAAGATTCAACAGTTCGGTGACCTCCTGAAAACGCGCTATGCTGACTCCACGGGCGATGAAGGGGTCTATCTGGATCGGATGCAGTCGGCGGCCAGCCGGATGTCAACGCTCATTAAAGACTTGCTGAATTTCTCCCGCATTTCGACCCAGCGGGACACGAGCGCCCCCGTTTCGCTTCAGACGATCGTGGAAAACGTGCTTACTACGTTAGAGTTTACGATTCGGGAAACCGGCGCCCGCATACAGGTTGGAGCCCTCCCCACCTTGTCCGGTGATGCCTCCCAATTAGGGCAGCTGTTTCAGAACCTGCTGAGTAACGCGCTGAAATTTCGCCGGGCCGACACGGTGCCCATCATTCTTATCCAGGCTCATCGCGTGGACGCCGGGGACTTACCCGCTTCGGTGCAATTAAGTCGAGTGGTTCCGCAGTATTACCACATCCAGGTAGCCGACAACGGAGTTGGCTTTGACGAAAAATACCTGGACCGAATCTTTCAGGTCTTTCAACGGCTGCACGGTAAGAGCGAATTTATCGGAACGGGCATTGGTCTGGCCATCTGCGAAAAAGTGGTGACCAACCACGGCGGAGCCATTACCGCCAGCAGCCAGCCGGGTCAGGGAGCAACCTTCGACGTGTACCTGCCGACTGACTAATTCAGTAAATGATACTACACGTCCTACTGGACACGCGTAAACTCACTACGCTAAAGTGCTACTAAAACCGGTAGTAAGTTACGGATAATATGACCACCATCATGTTTCTGGCTGATGGTGGTTAGTAGCTGTCGAATCGAAGTCATAGGTCAGGGGATGTACCATGGATAGCTTTGCTATATCTGGTCAACTGCTATGAAATTCAAGATACTGCCCTCTCCTTCCAAACAGCCCCTGAGCAACTTTACAGACTTCTACGATACGTATGCCCCGACTCTTTGGGGACTTATTTTACTCGCTAACCTGCCTCCATCTGAGTCCGAAACCATTTTAGCAAATACCCTTCTCAAGGCCTGGGAACAGATTCAGCAACCTGATTCCATCGACAACTATTGTTTGGCGAATATCCTGCGGATCGCCTATATCGAAGGCTTGCCCATAAGTCCGGCCCTGGCAACGGCTATCCGGTCGGGCACCGGTTGATTGACCCAACTATATATCAGTTGTTCAACTGTGAACCATCAGGTCCGGTAATGATGGTGGTCATAGGTAGCAGGAAGTTGTCAAGCCTACTTTTGCTTGCTACAACGGCCCCGATTAGTCATGGTCAACCATGGCGCTATGCAGTTGCCGAATCGGTTCGTAATACGCCGAAGCATAAGCTCAACACCCTATAAATACGTATGGCAACGACAACCCCACTGGACCATCTACGGTCTGTTTTTAACCCGTCAGCGGTTAATGACCTGGCCCGCAGTCTGAATGAAAATAAGGCAAGTACCCAGAAAGCAATCGACGGATTGCTGCCCACCGTCACGGCGGGGGTTATGAACCGGGTAACAGACAGAGAGGGGTCTACAACATTGTACCAGCTACTGACGAATACGCCTTTTGCCACCGAACCAACCATTGGGGAACTGGTGGATACCAGCAGCGAGCGTCAGAAAGCCGCCGAATCGGGTAACGACCTACTCAGGAAATTATACGATCAGCGGGTTCACCAGGTCGCTCAGGAAACAAGCCGGTACAGTGGCGTGAGTCTGGGGTCGGCTACTACCCTGACCGGGCTGGTTGCTTCGGTGCTGATGGGCTTTTTGCACCGACAGGTCGTAAGCAACAATATGACCGAAGCGCAACTGGCCGCCATGCTCAACAGCGGAGTCGATGCTACCCGGTCGGTCACGCCGGTTGTGTTTGGCCTCCCACTGGCCTGGTTTATTGGTACGGCTTATACGGCCCCCACACCAGCGGTTCCCGTTCGGGAGGATGCCGCCCCGAGCGGTGGATTACTGTGGTGGCAGTGGCTGCTGATTGCCCTCGGCCTGATTCTGCTGATTTTGTTGTTGCTACGCGCCTGTGGCCCGGATAAAACCACTGCTGACCAGGCCGACCAGCCGGTGTTGGTGGCGCCTACTGATACCTTAGCCAGCGATCTGGACGGTAACGGGGCGGATTCGGGCCTGGCTGCCGTACCCGACGTAAAAGTGGGCGTTGATCTGCCGGGCGGACGAAAAGTAAACGTGGCCGAACGTTCCTTCAATTACGCCCTGATTCAGTATCTGGCTGCCAAAGACGGCCAGTACCCAAGGGTATTTGCGTTCGATAACCTGACGTTTGAACCCGGTTCGGCCCGCATCACGGCCGAGTCCCGGCCCAACGTAAACGACCTCATCCAGATCATGCAGGCCTATCCCTCGCTCCGTATCCGCGTAGAAGGCAACACGGATAACACCGGTACCGACGCCCAGAATGACGCCCTGTCCGGCGAGCGGGCTGAAGCGGTCAAACAGGCCCTGGTGGCCGGCGGTATCGAGCCGGTTCGCGTAGCTACGCGGGAGCGGGGTGATAACATGCCGGTAGCCACCAATAAAACGGAGGCCGGGCGCGAACAAAACCGCCGGATCGACGTGGTCGTTCTAAGTGTGGACGTTCCTGCTGCCGGGCCAAAAGTGCGCGTGGCGGTTGATGCACCCGGTGGACGTAAGCTCCTGCTGACTGATAAAGCCTTTACGTATCAGCTGGCCCGGTATCTGGCCACCAAAGGCAGCCGGCCTAACAAATCGTTTCTCTTCGACGAACTCCGATTCGAAACCAACACCGCCCGGATTACCCCGGATGCCCAGGCCGAAGTCAACGACCTGGCCCAGATTATGAAAACGTACCCAACGCTGCACATCCGCATCGTCGGCTATACCGATAGCGTCGGTCCTGAATCGATCAATAAACCCCTTTCGGCCGCCCGGGCTACCTTCGTCAAAGACGCGCTGGTTAAGGAAGGCATCAGCGCCGACCGGATTACAACCAGTAATGAGGGGCAGGATGAACCCATTGCGACTAATCAGACAGCCAAAGGACGGCAGCGAAACCGGCGCGTCGAGATCGTTGTGACCCAGTTGTAAAAACCGCCGTTCCGGTTTTTCATCAGAACCGGAACGGCCATACAGCCTGTAAACGGGCACCAACTGATTTTTGGGGCCTTTCCCATGGCTGCTCCGTATAACCTGGCGGCAACGAGCTGTTTCGCTGGCTAACATCAGCATTGATAAACGTACCGATGCTGCCCGGTGAGTAGTCGCTACGACGCAGCCGGTTTAAAAACAGGTGCTGACCTTACATCCATCATAGCGTATAGTGATAACGCTCATAGGGTGGTTAATTTAGGGAAATTAGTTTTGCCACGGCTTCACCATCATTCAGAAGATAAATGCTCATCGGCATTCTATCTCACTCACAGGATTTACCTACGCGTTCCTGACCACCAGCCAGCAGGGGTTTCACTACCTTAAATGATTTGACGCATAACCGTATGCGCCCATACCGGTTGCTTTCTGATTTACTCAATACGCTATGAAAGCCTAATTACTGCGTAAAGGCCAATGGCAGGATGGCCTGGTTTTTCTGCCTTACTCAACTGAATAATCAATACGTTATGGAAAGAGCAGTAGTATACCCCGACAGCCCGACCCGGACGGGTTTTATGAAACGAATTTCCTGGAGCGCCGTTTTCGCCGGTGTGCTGGTAGCCATTGTGACCCAAATTCTCCTGACCCTGCTGGGCCTGGGCATCGGCCTGGGCACGATCGACCCCGTTGAAGAGCGCGACCCGATGGCGGGTTTGGGCATCGGTAGCGCCATCTGGTACATTGTCAGCAGTTTACTTTCGCTGTTTATCGGCGGCTGGGTGGCCGGTCGGCTGGCCAGTACACCCCGCTCGTTCGACGGTATGATTCACGGCGTACTGACCTGGTGCCTGGTGACACTACTGACCATTTATTTCTTAACTACGACGCTGGGCAGCATCATTGGCGGAGTTGGGCGACTGGTGGGCGGCATCGTCAGGACGGCCGGATCGGGGATTGCCGCTGTCGCTCCCGGTATCGGTAACGCCGTTCAGGACCAGCTTCAGGCGAACGGAATCGATCTGGATGATATGAATCTGACGGACCTGAAAAACGAGGTCAACACCATGCTGCGTCAGACGGGCGATCCGGCTCTGACTCCCAACGCGCTGGAGCGTAAGGCGAATCAGGCAGTCGATCA encodes:
- a CDS encoding YrzE family protein, coding for MERAVVYPDSPTRTGFMKRISWSAVFAGVLVAIVTQILLTLLGLGIGLGTIDPVEERDPMAGLGIGSAIWYIVSSLLSLFIGGWVAGRLASTPRSFDGMIHGVLTWCLVTLLTIYFLTTTLGSIIGGVGRLVGGIVRTAGSGIAAVAPGIGNAVQDQLQANGIDLDDMNLTDLKNEVNTMLRQTGDPALTPNALERKANQAVDQAGNAADDAAANPQAADDIAGNFFSRLFKQGQATVNQVDREDAVNVVMKRTGKSRAESEQIVDNWINTYQKAAAQFSQTTAEAGNKARHIADDAASAASKAAIYGFFGLLIGVVASGFGAKLGTDSKDDYNAYDRPVQETVR
- a CDS encoding chemotaxis protein CheB, with product MEKRNIIVVGASAGGIEAFQQLMAGLPPDLDAALFIVWHMAPTVRGVLPQLLSRFTTIPVAHAYDNEPVQMGRIYVAPPDHHLLIENGHVRVTHGPKENRFRPAIDPLFRSAAYAYGNRVMGVLLSGALDDGTAGLWAIKHRGGLALVQDPQEALVAAMPENAIRQVAVDYVLPVAQLTTQLVQLTGEHVSETPQVSMEENEKTKTEIRIAADETALGLNLSEYGQPSRYACPECHGVLTQLKEGPLARFRCHTGHAYSADTLLAAITEQIEDSLYGAIRGVDESVILLNRLGDQLADANQPRKAGIYFQKAQEALRRGELIRQAIRAQEPLSLESFPQSETDTADRERLQERRTPNTPPITSPTESSE
- a CDS encoding OmpA family protein; translation: MATTTPLDHLRSVFNPSAVNDLARSLNENKASTQKAIDGLLPTVTAGVMNRVTDREGSTTLYQLLTNTPFATEPTIGELVDTSSERQKAAESGNDLLRKLYDQRVHQVAQETSRYSGVSLGSATTLTGLVASVLMGFLHRQVVSNNMTEAQLAAMLNSGVDATRSVTPVVFGLPLAWFIGTAYTAPTPAVPVREDAAPSGGLLWWQWLLIALGLILLILLLLRACGPDKTTADQADQPVLVAPTDTLASDLDGNGADSGLAAVPDVKVGVDLPGGRKVNVAERSFNYALIQYLAAKDGQYPRVFAFDNLTFEPGSARITAESRPNVNDLIQIMQAYPSLRIRVEGNTDNTGTDAQNDALSGERAEAVKQALVAGGIEPVRVATRERGDNMPVATNKTEAGREQNRRIDVVVLSVDVPAAGPKVRVAVDAPGGRKLLLTDKAFTYQLARYLATKGSRPNKSFLFDELRFETNTARITPDAQAEVNDLAQIMKTYPTLHIRIVGYTDSVGPESINKPLSAARATFVKDALVKEGISADRITTSNEGQDEPIATNQTAKGRQRNRRVEIVVTQL
- a CDS encoding CheR family methyltransferase, whose protein sequence is MSKKKTASQKTNKTVPGQSLIVGIGCSAGGVEALTQFFKPVTADSGLAYVVILHLSPDYDSQLTQILQSVASIPVIRVEERVTVVANHVYVVPPDKHLQMADGDILVLPNARIEDRRAPVDIFFRTLAESHGAQAVGVILSGTGANGSMGLKRIKEEGGAAFVQSPREAAFNEMPRHAIATGLVDDILPVAQIPARLLAYAQNRDTVVISLEPRQDVENQQQALRDVFALLRQRTGHDFSNYKRPTLLRRLERRINVRNLPGLPEYVAFLREHPDETQSLLNDLLISVTNFFRDKPVFTTLERQVIPLLTHEKREDNTLRIWVAGCATGEEAYSLAMLCAERTMDVLDAPRVQIFATDIDQTAIAIAREGLYTINDAADVSPERLRRFFTLEGEQYRIRREIREMVLFAYHNVLKDPPFSRLNLVSCRNLLIYLNQTAQQRVLETIHFALNPGGYLLLGLSETTDGTSDLFAPVNREQHLFQSRSVPTRSFPVPESSSLQASQRETAPEPAPRVDERPNVRLSYGELHQRLLEQYAPPSIIVNDEYDILHVSERAGRYLQIGGGEPSKNLLKLIRPELRLELRTAFYQASQQQMNVAVRQLKLQLDNQIQTLTIHVRPVIGEGDSARGFMLVLFEPTPEEDVEPDRVLTSVEPVAHHLEEELIRAKAQLRSANEHHELQAEELKATNEELQAINEELRSSAEELETSKEELQSINEELTTVNQELKVKVEEISLVGDNLQNLINSTDMATLFLDRSLRVNLFTPATREIFNLIPTDFGRPLTDITNRLVNTHLLGDTEQVLATLQPVEREVRTTDRRVYLMRVLPYRTTDDRINGLVLTFVDITSRKAAEEANYFLASIIESSQDSIITLNFEGVITSWNKASETLYGYSAAEAIGQSLGMLTLPQDLSELLNLAEKIKQSQRIETHETVRITKDGQKLALEVVLSPVKDLQGQVIGVSSVARDITQRKAAEAALRESEKRFRLTIEAARMGTWDWNLATDEVIWNEQHFRLFGMEPQPDPVSPSVYFDHVHPDDRERISLQLQEAIASQGVFDAEFCALLDDGSQRWMSGYGRVVEEIDGSAAHMSGVMFDIDKRKRAEEALRESDQRKDEFLAMLAHELRNPLAPVRNTLQTLGLSAGQNETMSAAITLMNRQVDHLVRLVDDLLDVSRINRGKITLRLEPLDLNLLLQETVVVMQSLFEQRRIELSVSASNELIYLQGDATRLTQVITNLLTNGARYTPEGGHVWVRLDQVKQGADVMARLQVSDNGIGLASDQLERIFELFAQVDNSLARTQGGLGLGLTLVKRLVELHGGRVEARSPGLGQGSEFLVYLPVLSSINEGSAAQPSPIESATTKRRMLVVDDNQDAADSFAMLLELSGYTATVSYSGEQAIAAAEHEQPEVVLLDIGMPGLNGYETARLIRQQAWGRSLILIALTGYGQNEDKRLSQEAGFDGHLVKPVDLETLTQLLASIVLPKDRSAT
- a CDS encoding PAS domain S-box protein, with the protein product MTGDPTPFTPDDTTAENKRLAFALQAAGVGTWDLDITNQQVWWDDCCKRLYGFDQADVVPYQQVLHYMHPDDQVRVNTAIQWALNSESDGQYDIHFRIHRVDNGLLRWLHCQGKAYFNADRMAYRFSGIAQDATQQKLAESARQLVGQRFQAAFEKAALGIVIATPDGQILLVNEAYSQLTGYSVEELYRQNYKQFTHPDDLPANERLIDQLGRGEIPFVDFEKRYIRKDGSICWVRVNISQLVNQEHQIDGLIAIFQDINAEVATRQQAVRSEQQLRAMINEQEVVQQQLTESETRFRSLVEESPVAMLVCIGPDMLLTQANEKMLALFGRDQTIIGRPIMEAIPELLATPLLGQYRHVVATGETHTELGAQILLMKEGQPYIGYYDYIYKALRDRSGAIEGVICTAVEVTEQVMAHQRIEESEATLLNAIELAELGTWKINVATGEIIYSEQLQTWLGVTGAVLGGQASPRVHPKDRQRISLAIEKALEKGGTGRYDETYIITNAVTGQERVIHANGQTLFDAGGNPLFLAGTAQDVTLQLELQLALEQQVQQRTEELTASNNELEAANQEYAELTTKLQESNGLLRRSNENLQQFAYVASHDLQEPLRKIQQFGDLLKTRYADSTGDEGVYLDRMQSAASRMSTLIKDLLNFSRISTQRDTSAPVSLQTIVENVLTTLEFTIRETGARIQVGALPTLSGDASQLGQLFQNLLSNALKFRRADTVPIILIQAHRVDAGDLPASVQLSRVVPQYYHIQVADNGVGFDEKYLDRIFQVFQRLHGKSEFIGTGIGLAICEKVVTNHGGAITASSQPGQGATFDVYLPTD